A genomic segment from Lignipirellula cremea encodes:
- a CDS encoding sulfatase family protein has protein sequence MMYLRFLAPLCALLAVLTAAVAVAAEKPNVVIIFADDQGYQDLGCYGSPHIKTPHIDGLAGEGMRFTSFYSAYCVCSASRASLMTGCYQPRLNMPGVLGPHSQTGLHPDEVTIADMLKTVGYATQMIGKWHLGDQPETLPTAQGFDHYLGLPYSNDMARSKGWGNDADDLDKIWIEKKWDIYNNSLYQDKKEVESPVNQTTLTDRYTEEALKFIRANREGPFFLHFCHAMPHVPLFVNDERYNADPHQAYKLTIEHIDSSVGKILATLEELGIADNTLVIYTSDNGPWLSKKHHGGSALPLRAGKATTYEGGMRVPGIIRWPAQVPAGAVCHEVAGTIDLLPTIAAASGAKLPGHAIDGLDITALLHDPKSPSPHRETGYYYYRNGRVEAVRRGEWKLRPSDKTPELYNLEADISESTNVAAENPQVVAELTKLAAAYDADLKAHSRPLWRKPK, from the coding sequence ATGATGTATCTGCGATTCCTGGCGCCGCTTTGCGCCCTGCTGGCCGTGCTGACGGCCGCCGTTGCTGTGGCGGCGGAAAAACCGAACGTCGTGATCATTTTCGCCGACGACCAGGGCTACCAGGATCTGGGCTGCTATGGTTCGCCCCACATCAAAACGCCCCATATCGATGGTCTCGCCGGCGAGGGGATGCGGTTCACCAGTTTCTATTCGGCCTACTGCGTTTGCTCGGCCTCGCGCGCCTCGCTGATGACGGGCTGTTACCAGCCGCGGCTGAACATGCCGGGCGTGCTGGGTCCGCATTCCCAAACCGGCCTGCACCCCGACGAGGTCACCATCGCTGACATGCTCAAAACGGTCGGCTACGCCACGCAAATGATCGGCAAGTGGCACCTGGGCGATCAGCCGGAAACGCTCCCCACCGCCCAGGGCTTCGACCACTATCTGGGATTGCCCTACAGCAACGACATGGCCCGCAGTAAAGGCTGGGGGAACGACGCTGACGATCTGGACAAGATCTGGATCGAGAAAAAATGGGACATCTACAACAACTCCCTGTACCAGGATAAAAAAGAGGTGGAGTCGCCCGTCAACCAGACGACCCTCACCGATCGCTATACCGAAGAGGCGCTAAAGTTCATCAGGGCGAACAGAGAAGGCCCGTTCTTCCTGCACTTTTGCCACGCGATGCCGCACGTGCCGCTGTTCGTCAACGACGAACGCTACAACGCCGATCCGCACCAGGCCTACAAATTGACGATCGAGCATATCGATAGCTCGGTTGGCAAAATCCTGGCGACGCTCGAAGAACTGGGCATCGCCGACAACACGCTGGTCATTTACACCTCGGACAACGGCCCCTGGCTCAGCAAGAAGCATCATGGCGGCAGCGCCCTGCCGCTGCGGGCCGGCAAAGCGACCACCTACGAAGGCGGCATGCGCGTGCCCGGAATCATCCGCTGGCCCGCCCAGGTTCCCGCCGGCGCTGTCTGCCACGAAGTGGCTGGCACGATCGATCTGCTGCCGACCATCGCCGCCGCCTCGGGCGCCAAACTACCGGGCCACGCCATCGACGGCCTGGATATTACCGCCCTGCTGCACGACCCCAAATCCCCTTCGCCGCATCGTGAAACGGGGTATTACTACTACCGAAACGGCCGCGTCGAAGCGGTCCGCCGGGGGGAATGGAAGCTGCGCCCGTCGGACAAAACCCCCGAGCTGTACAACCTGGAAGCCGATATCAGCGAGTCGACCAATGTCGCCGCCGAGAACCCCCAGGTCGTCGCCGAACTGACGAAGCTGGCGGCCGCCTACGACGCCGATCTGAAAGCCCACAGTCGCCCGCTCTGGCGCAAGCCGAAGTAA
- a CDS encoding flotillin family protein: MNTSLVLGLSLDDPLVMWAGAGAIAVVTVLTLIVMLIARFYKRCPSNRVLVIYGRTGKGKASRTIHGGASFVVPLIQDYAYLSLEPIQIEVPLRGALSSENIRVNVPSVFTVAIDTKPEVMQNAAIRLLGLTVSEIRKQAEEIIFGQLRQVIASMGIEQINRDRDTFLHHIQASLEPELSKIGLELINVNITDITDESGYIDAIGQKAASEAIQNARGDVADNERMGETRVAGAERDKSIHVANAQRDQSIGTREAQRDRAVRIAELDKEQVVGEQSANFARESSVKDAEREMRIRVAEADAVAIEGENESQAKIVASQAELAVKRAEAFQLGEGRKKEAEAAVLEVQNRAMAKAAIAQAERIEAEQRAQLEATAKAQKAKMIVDAQAEAERVRIGAQAEADAIFARLDAEARGQYEILAKKGLGLQQIVNACGGSKEAFQMLMLEHIDNLADASAKAISNIKFDKIVVWENGGKDGRTNTADFISGMAKTLPPMMQVMKDIGGVELPEALIRFTEDDVVSPTAANGETPAKAASSVDGKTKET, translated from the coding sequence ATGAATACCTCGCTTGTACTGGGTCTTTCCCTCGACGACCCGCTGGTGATGTGGGCCGGAGCCGGCGCGATCGCCGTGGTGACGGTGCTGACCCTGATTGTAATGCTGATTGCGCGTTTTTATAAACGCTGCCCCAGCAACCGCGTGCTCGTGATTTATGGACGGACCGGCAAGGGGAAAGCCTCGCGGACGATCCACGGCGGCGCCTCGTTTGTGGTTCCGCTGATCCAGGATTACGCCTATCTGAGTCTGGAGCCGATCCAGATCGAAGTACCGCTGCGCGGGGCGTTGTCGTCGGAGAATATCCGCGTGAACGTCCCCAGCGTATTCACCGTAGCGATCGACACCAAGCCGGAAGTGATGCAGAATGCCGCCATCCGCCTGCTTGGGTTGACGGTCTCCGAGATCCGCAAACAGGCGGAAGAAATCATCTTCGGCCAGCTGCGACAGGTCATCGCCTCGATGGGGATCGAGCAGATCAACCGCGACCGCGACACGTTCCTGCACCACATTCAGGCGTCGCTCGAGCCCGAATTGAGCAAGATCGGCCTGGAGCTGATCAACGTCAATATTACCGATATCACCGACGAATCCGGGTATATCGACGCCATCGGCCAGAAGGCCGCCTCGGAAGCAATCCAGAACGCTCGCGGCGATGTGGCCGACAACGAGCGGATGGGCGAAACCCGCGTCGCCGGAGCCGAACGCGACAAGTCGATTCACGTCGCCAACGCCCAGCGCGACCAGTCGATCGGCACGCGAGAAGCCCAGCGCGACCGGGCCGTGCGTATTGCCGAACTCGATAAAGAGCAGGTCGTCGGCGAACAGTCGGCGAACTTTGCCCGTGAATCTTCGGTCAAAGACGCAGAACGAGAAATGCGTATCCGCGTGGCCGAAGCCGACGCCGTGGCCATCGAAGGGGAAAACGAATCCCAGGCGAAGATCGTCGCGTCGCAAGCAGAACTGGCCGTTAAAAGGGCGGAAGCTTTCCAGCTTGGGGAAGGACGCAAGAAGGAAGCAGAAGCCGCCGTGCTCGAAGTCCAGAACCGCGCCATGGCCAAAGCGGCCATTGCCCAGGCGGAACGAATCGAAGCCGAACAGCGAGCCCAGCTGGAAGCGACCGCCAAGGCCCAGAAGGCCAAAATGATCGTCGACGCCCAGGCCGAGGCCGAACGGGTCCGCATCGGCGCCCAGGCGGAAGCCGACGCTATTTTTGCCAGGCTCGACGCAGAGGCCCGCGGCCAGTACGAAATCCTCGCGAAAAAGGGGCTGGGTCTGCAGCAGATTGTTAATGCTTGCGGCGGCTCCAAGGAAGCGTTCCAGATGCTCATGCTGGAGCACATCGACAATCTGGCGGACGCCTCGGCCAAGGCGATCTCGAATATCAAGTTCGACAAGATCGTGGTCTGGGAAAACGGCGGCAAAGACGGCCGCACCAACACGGCCGACTTCATCAGCGGCATGGCCAAAACCCTGCCCCCGATGATGCAAGTGATGAAAGATATCGGCGGCGTGGAACTGCCCGAAGCGCTCATTCGCTTCACCGAAGACGATGTCGTCAGCCCGACCGCGGCGAACGGGGAAACCCCGGCCAAAGCGGCGTCCAGCGTGGACGGCAAAACGAAGGAAACCTAG
- a CDS encoding sulfatase family protein, which produces MRLPLCVCLHLLFCFLASVAAGASPRPNILLAISDDQSFAHTSIAGYPAIQTPAFDRVAREGVLFTGAICGSPGCSPSRASLLTGRYPWQIEHAGTHASSFPASYAVYPELLEQAGYFVGYTGKGWGPGNWKISGRQQNPAGESYSSVKSTEDLPQSVNKNDYAGNFAAFLKARPAGKPFCFWYGATEPHRAFEAGIGLKRGKKLADADLPGFLPDTPEVRSDLLDYCVEIEHFDEHLGRMLKMLEEAGELDQTLVVVTSDNGMAFPAAKANCYEYGIHVPLAIRWPAESPGNRVVDDLVGFVDLAPTFLEIAGLDVPEAMTGSSLFKLLRSGKQEQVEGNRDQIFSARERHSSSRYDNLAYPQRALRTHDYLLIRNFRPDRWPAGAPQRLNADGTLNSPHSGYHDIDACPTLSLLVQRRDDPQIAPYFHNAVDKRPEYELFDIRQDPGCRKNLAGTMALAMVEGKLKEQLNNYLRQTKDPRILDGGEIFETYPRYSPIRKFPAPASSK; this is translated from the coding sequence ATGCGATTGCCTCTTTGTGTCTGTTTGCATCTGTTGTTCTGTTTCCTGGCGAGCGTTGCCGCTGGCGCCAGTCCGCGGCCGAATATCCTGCTGGCGATTTCCGACGACCAGTCGTTCGCCCATACGTCGATCGCCGGTTACCCTGCCATCCAAACGCCCGCCTTTGATCGGGTCGCGCGGGAGGGAGTGCTGTTCACCGGGGCCATTTGCGGCTCGCCAGGCTGCAGCCCCTCGCGTGCATCGCTGTTGACCGGTCGATACCCGTGGCAGATTGAGCATGCGGGGACGCACGCGAGTTCCTTTCCCGCCTCGTACGCGGTGTATCCCGAACTGCTGGAACAGGCCGGCTACTTTGTCGGCTATACAGGGAAAGGCTGGGGACCGGGCAACTGGAAGATCAGCGGCCGCCAGCAGAATCCGGCTGGCGAATCGTACTCCTCGGTGAAGTCAACCGAAGATTTGCCCCAAAGCGTCAACAAGAACGACTACGCCGGGAACTTCGCCGCGTTCCTGAAAGCGCGTCCCGCCGGCAAGCCGTTCTGCTTCTGGTACGGAGCGACCGAACCGCACCGCGCGTTCGAGGCCGGCATTGGTCTCAAACGGGGGAAGAAGCTGGCCGACGCCGATCTGCCTGGCTTTCTGCCCGACACGCCTGAGGTCCGCAGCGATCTGCTCGACTACTGCGTAGAGATTGAACACTTCGACGAGCATCTGGGCCGTATGCTGAAAATGCTGGAAGAGGCCGGCGAACTGGACCAGACGCTGGTCGTCGTCACCAGCGACAACGGCATGGCCTTTCCCGCCGCCAAAGCCAACTGCTATGAGTACGGCATTCATGTGCCGCTGGCCATCCGCTGGCCGGCCGAATCGCCGGGGAACCGCGTGGTCGACGACCTGGTCGGCTTTGTCGACCTGGCTCCCACCTTCCTGGAAATCGCCGGCCTGGACGTGCCCGAGGCCATGACCGGCAGCAGCCTGTTCAAGCTGCTTCGCAGCGGCAAGCAGGAACAGGTCGAAGGGAACCGCGACCAGATCTTCAGCGCGCGGGAGCGTCATTCTTCCAGTCGCTACGACAACCTGGCGTATCCGCAACGCGCCCTGCGGACCCACGACTATCTGTTGATCCGGAACTTCCGCCCCGACCGCTGGCCGGCCGGCGCCCCGCAGCGGCTGAACGCCGACGGCACGCTCAATTCGCCCCATAGCGGCTACCACGATATCGATGCCTGTCCGACGCTTTCGCTGCTGGTGCAGCGACGGGACGACCCGCAGATTGCGCCGTACTTTCATAACGCGGTCGATAAACGGCCCGAGTACGAGCTGTTCGATATTCGCCAGGATCCCGGCTGTCGGAAAAACCTGGCCGGAACCATGGCGCTGGCGATGGTCGAGGGAAAACTGAAGGAGCAGCTGAACAACTACCTGCGCCAAACGAAAGATCCCCGCATTCTCGACGGCGGGGAGATTTTTGAAACGTATCCTCGCTACAGCCCGATCCGCAAATTCCCGGCGCCGGCGAGCAGCAAATAG
- the kdsB gene encoding 3-deoxy-manno-octulosonate cytidylyltransferase has product MTVYGILPARLASTRLPRKLLLAETGRSVLQHTWEAACRATSLAGVIIAADSPEIVAAAQAFGADCELTGDHPSGTDRVAEVAARRCPDAEAIVNIQGDEPELAPENIDRLVAALLERDDSQMATLACPIADAAMLASRSTVKIALAGDGRALYFSRAPIPCVRDADFDTLPVDERPWLLHIGLYAYRPDFLRRLASHPPTRLEQWEKLEQLRALEMGARLQVAVVEHHAPGIDTPEEYAAFVQRYRSHATS; this is encoded by the coding sequence ATGACTGTTTATGGAATTCTTCCCGCTCGTTTAGCTTCCACCCGACTGCCGCGTAAACTTTTGCTTGCCGAAACGGGCCGTTCCGTGCTGCAGCATACCTGGGAGGCGGCCTGCCGGGCGACTTCGCTGGCGGGCGTGATTATCGCCGCCGATAGCCCGGAGATTGTCGCCGCCGCGCAAGCATTTGGCGCCGATTGCGAGCTGACAGGCGATCATCCCAGCGGCACGGATCGGGTGGCCGAGGTGGCCGCCCGCCGCTGCCCCGATGCGGAGGCGATCGTCAACATCCAGGGAGACGAACCGGAGCTGGCGCCGGAGAACATCGATCGGCTGGTCGCCGCCTTGCTGGAGCGGGACGATTCCCAGATGGCGACGCTGGCCTGCCCGATCGCCGATGCGGCCATGCTCGCGTCGCGGTCGACCGTCAAGATCGCCCTGGCCGGTGATGGCAGGGCGCTCTACTTCAGCCGGGCCCCCATTCCGTGCGTCCGCGACGCCGACTTTGACACGCTGCCTGTCGACGAACGTCCCTGGCTGCTGCACATCGGCTTGTATGCGTACCGCCCCGACTTTTTGCGGCGACTGGCCTCCCATCCCCCGACCCGGCTGGAGCAATGGGAGAAGCTCGAGCAGCTCCGCGCCCTGGAAATGGGCGCACGGCTGCAGGTGGCCGTCGTCGAGCATCACGCCCCCGGCATCGACACGCCGGAAGAGTACGCCGCCTTTGTGCAGCGCTACCGCTCGCATGCGACGAGCTGA
- a CDS encoding ImuA family protein, whose product MNYVTAPSVTPDDRAARIAQLKNRIEQLEGPKRPLAEVRPSGTPLDRLLPHGGFAPGVLVEWLAEGEGSGAGVLSLLAARGVMQGLAETAAAPGALVVVDRERWFYPPAAAALGIDLENTIAVRPSTEQEEIWAVQQALRCPGAAVVWAALGPLDDRAFRRLQLAAEEGGAIGFLLRSSRWRRRPSWAEVQFLATPLTCRHGHRLRVHLSRCRGAQAGRFLEMEINEATGALRECRHEAEAPSARPVAARLAHSATGRRSARA is encoded by the coding sequence TTGAATTACGTGACGGCGCCTTCCGTCACGCCGGACGATCGGGCTGCGCGCATTGCCCAGCTGAAGAACCGCATTGAGCAGTTAGAGGGCCCCAAACGCCCGCTGGCCGAAGTCCGGCCCAGCGGGACGCCGCTGGATCGCCTGTTGCCGCATGGCGGGTTTGCTCCCGGCGTGCTGGTGGAATGGCTGGCCGAGGGGGAAGGCTCCGGGGCGGGCGTGCTTTCCTTGCTGGCGGCCAGGGGGGTGATGCAAGGGCTGGCGGAAACGGCTGCGGCGCCAGGGGCGCTGGTCGTGGTGGATCGGGAACGCTGGTTCTATCCGCCGGCGGCGGCCGCCCTGGGGATCGACCTGGAGAACACCATCGCGGTGCGGCCGAGTACGGAACAGGAAGAGATCTGGGCCGTGCAGCAGGCGCTCCGCTGTCCCGGTGCGGCGGTTGTCTGGGCGGCGCTGGGACCGCTGGATGATCGTGCGTTCCGGCGGCTGCAGCTGGCGGCGGAAGAAGGCGGGGCGATCGGCTTTCTGCTGCGCTCTTCGCGCTGGCGACGGCGTCCTTCCTGGGCCGAAGTCCAGTTCCTGGCGACGCCTTTAACGTGCCGGCACGGGCATCGTTTGCGGGTGCATCTGAGTCGCTGCCGGGGAGCCCAGGCAGGCCGTTTTTTAGAGATGGAAATCAACGAAGCTACCGGCGCCTTGCGAGAATGCCGTCATGAAGCCGAAGCTCCGAGTGCTCGCCCTGTGGCTGCCCGACTGGCCCATTCAGCAACGGGTCGTCGCTCGGCCCGAGCTTAA